A portion of the Thermococcus sp. genome contains these proteins:
- a CDS encoding ABC transporter permease: MGFGKYLAYRLFNAALILFFVVLLTSTLFVKLADVTLQSQIQETVQAEWNAYAQHHPGGHVNQSEFIKQRTEYWTDYYGLNKPYRTRVWQTTIKTLTFNFGQTRQTIFGTRDTTQIIKIALPRTILLFTTAQIIVILLGILLGVKSAQNPGSAVDRTISVLAMVTASLPMWWVGMIMILVFAFKLGWFPVNSFPDPTLTGLAHIKDVMWRMVLPVTTIVIVLFGGWAWTTRNIMIGTMQEDFIMAARAKGVPERKVIYGHALRAAAPPIVTMTIFSLLGSLGGAIITEAVFNWPGMGRLYWIALQQNETTLIVGLTYIFTLLYLTAMILADLTYAFLDPRVKVGASASM; the protein is encoded by the coding sequence ATGGGATTCGGAAAGTATCTCGCGTACAGGCTGTTCAATGCAGCGTTGATTTTGTTTTTTGTTGTACTGCTGACATCAACCCTCTTCGTTAAGCTGGCGGACGTTACGCTGCAGTCTCAGATTCAAGAGACTGTTCAGGCGGAATGGAACGCGTACGCCCAACACCACCCAGGTGGACATGTTAATCAGAGCGAGTTCATAAAGCAGAGAACTGAGTACTGGACGGATTATTATGGTTTGAACAAACCCTACAGAACGAGGGTTTGGCAGACCACGATTAAAACGCTGACGTTTAATTTTGGTCAGACCAGGCAGACGATTTTCGGTACAAGGGACACCACTCAGATCATCAAGATAGCCCTTCCAAGGACGATCCTTCTGTTCACCACGGCTCAAATAATCGTTATCCTCTTGGGAATCCTCCTCGGTGTTAAGAGCGCCCAGAACCCTGGAAGTGCGGTGGACAGAACGATATCCGTCCTGGCAATGGTCACGGCGAGCCTCCCGATGTGGTGGGTGGGGATGATCATGATCCTCGTATTCGCATTTAAACTGGGGTGGTTCCCGGTCAACTCCTTCCCTGACCCAACCCTTACTGGGCTGGCTCACATTAAGGACGTTATGTGGAGGATGGTGCTCCCGGTTACCACCATAGTCATAGTCCTCTTCGGAGGATGGGCCTGGACAACCAGGAACATCATGATAGGAACCATGCAGGAAGACTTCATCATGGCAGCGAGGGCTAAGGGTGTTCCTGAGAGAAAAGTCATCTACGGACACGCGCTCCGCGCGGCGGCGCCACCGATAGTCACCATGACCATCTTCAGCCTCCTCGGTTCCCTCGGTGGAGCCATCATCACCGAGGCCGTCTTTAACTGGCCGGGCATGGGCAGGCTGTACTGGATAGCCCTCCAGCAGAACGAGACAACGCTCATAGTCGGTCTCACCTACATATTCACCCTGCTGTATCTGACGGCAATGATACTGGCCGACCTGACCTACGCCTTCCTCGACCCGCGTGTTAAGGTCGGTGCATCAGCCAGCATGTGA
- a CDS encoding ABC transporter permease — translation MRWVDMKDSLKNFWNDFRREKSGMFGLFLLILLLFTAIAAPFLTSPDIPQKWKTYWLENPQNAPPAWSNYFSSTTKAPHVIYTYHNLHITKSKDQFGDTVYSFEIPYKYSYQVPVKDIDIFKLASNASSPLDAPHISIALRRPDNRVVPLLDETVSSNATIQLSTNTQVRRNVLNWLKQNKVQIDPTLEFQLLATMDTMKFLFSQIQPNIQNMMDNPKPLHGTYTLLVNVTAKPGISVDFSNIEVVFMGRTYGVMGTDDRGRDIWTGLIWGSRVSLTIGIAVAVLSVLIGIFYGVTSAYLGGWKDEFLQRINEFVASIPTLPILILLGVYFGGHIMLWQLVLLLVTFGWVGIAKVARSMALQIKEQTYVEAARALGAGTGRIVFKHMVPQLLPYAFAQIALGVPGAILAEASLSFLGLGDPSKITWGQMLNEAQRAGAAVNGYWWEVIPPGLAITLVGLTFVLIGVALDKVLNPRLRRM, via the coding sequence ATGAGATGGGTTGACATGAAGGATAGCCTCAAGAACTTTTGGAACGATTTCCGGAGGGAGAAGTCCGGAATGTTCGGACTGTTCCTCCTTATCCTCCTCCTGTTTACCGCAATCGCCGCCCCATTCCTTACGAGCCCGGACATACCTCAGAAGTGGAAGACGTACTGGCTGGAGAACCCGCAGAACGCGCCCCCGGCCTGGAGCAACTACTTCTCCTCTACCACCAAGGCGCCCCACGTCATCTATACCTACCACAACCTCCACATAACCAAGAGCAAGGACCAGTTCGGGGACACTGTTTACAGCTTCGAGATCCCGTACAAGTATAGTTATCAGGTGCCGGTTAAGGATATCGACATATTCAAACTTGCGTCCAACGCTTCGTCTCCTCTGGACGCCCCGCATATATCCATTGCCCTTAGACGGCCCGACAACCGTGTCGTTCCGTTGCTGGACGAGACCGTTTCCTCAAACGCCACCATCCAGCTCTCCACCAACACCCAGGTTAGAAGGAACGTCCTGAACTGGCTCAAGCAGAACAAGGTTCAGATTGACCCCACCCTTGAGTTCCAGCTTCTTGCAACAATGGATACGATGAAGTTCCTGTTCTCCCAAATACAGCCCAACATCCAGAACATGATGGACAACCCCAAGCCACTCCACGGTACGTACACGCTCCTGGTCAACGTAACCGCGAAGCCCGGAATCTCGGTGGACTTCAGCAACATCGAGGTCGTCTTCATGGGCAGGACCTACGGCGTTATGGGAACTGACGACCGCGGTAGGGACATCTGGACGGGACTCATCTGGGGAAGCAGAGTCTCACTGACCATCGGTATCGCCGTGGCGGTGCTCAGCGTTCTCATAGGAATCTTCTACGGGGTTACAAGCGCTTACCTTGGTGGCTGGAAGGACGAGTTCCTGCAGAGGATCAACGAGTTCGTGGCTTCGATCCCAACGCTGCCGATACTCATCCTCCTCGGTGTTTACTTTGGAGGACACATCATGCTCTGGCAGCTCGTGCTGTTGCTGGTGACATTTGGGTGGGTTGGCATAGCAAAGGTTGCGAGGAGTATGGCCCTGCAGATCAAGGAGCAAACGTACGTTGAGGCCGCGAGGGCACTAGGTGCCGGAACCGGCAGGATAGTTTTCAAGCACATGGTACCGCAGCTCCTGCCGTACGCCTTTGCCCAGATAGCCCTTGGTGTTCCGGGGGCCATCCTGGCTGAGGCCTCTCTGAGCTTCCTGGGTCTCGGTGATCCGAGCAAGATCACGTGGGGTCAGATGCTCAACGAGGCGCAGCGTGCCGGTGCCGCGGTCAATGGATACTGGTGGGAGGTTATCCCGCCCGGACTGGCGATTACCCTGGTGGGTCTAACGTTCGTCCTCATCGGTGTGGCCCTTGACAAGGTCCTCAACCCGAGGCTCAGGAGAATGTGA
- a CDS encoding ABC transporter ATP-binding protein has protein sequence MSKNVLEVKNLKMYYFTNKGVVKAVDDLSFTLKKGEVLGLAGESGCGKSSLGFTLMGMPTPPGKIVDGSIKIDGREVVGLPEDVLRKEVRWQKISMIFQGAMNALNPVYTVGYQMIEPLLYLKGMERDDALDRAQKYLELVGLPGDIVYRYPHELSGGMKQRVIIATALLLEPDVVIADEPTTALDVVVQAQIINLMKKLKKELGLSMIFITHDLSILAEISDRVAIMYAGKLVEIGDSEKIYYEPAHPYTQKLLAAIPRLHEDVERLEFIPGQPPNLINPPKGCRFHPRCPYAMQVCKEQIPELKEVDKDHYAACWLL, from the coding sequence ATGAGCAAGAACGTGCTTGAAGTAAAGAACCTCAAGATGTATTACTTCACGAACAAAGGTGTCGTCAAAGCGGTGGACGATCTCAGTTTCACCCTGAAGAAGGGTGAGGTGCTGGGACTTGCCGGTGAGAGTGGGTGCGGCAAGTCCTCCCTTGGTTTTACTTTAATGGGGATGCCGACCCCACCAGGAAAGATAGTGGACGGTAGCATAAAGATAGATGGCAGGGAAGTCGTTGGCTTGCCAGAGGACGTGCTCAGGAAGGAGGTACGCTGGCAGAAGATCTCGATGATATTCCAGGGTGCGATGAACGCCCTCAACCCGGTGTACACCGTTGGTTACCAGATGATAGAGCCTCTCCTCTACCTGAAGGGCATGGAGAGGGACGACGCGCTCGACAGGGCCCAGAAGTACCTTGAGCTCGTTGGTCTTCCGGGGGACATAGTCTACCGTTATCCACACGAACTCTCAGGAGGAATGAAGCAGCGCGTCATCATAGCAACCGCCCTCCTCCTTGAGCCGGACGTGGTTATTGCAGACGAGCCGACAACCGCCCTTGACGTTGTCGTTCAGGCGCAGATCATCAACCTCATGAAGAAACTGAAGAAGGAGCTCGGCCTGTCGATGATATTCATCACCCACGACCTCAGCATCCTCGCGGAGATCAGCGACCGTGTTGCCATCATGTACGCCGGTAAACTCGTTGAGATAGGCGACAGCGAGAAGATATACTACGAACCGGCTCACCCGTACACCCAGAAACTGCTAGCGGCAATACCAAGGCTTCACGAGGATGTTGAGAGGCTGGAGTTCATACCGGGACAGCCACCCAACCTCATCAACCCGCCCAAGGGATGCCGCTTCCACCCAAGGTGCCCGTACGCAATGCAGGTTTGTAAGGAGCAGATACCCGAGCTGAAGGAAGTTGATAAAGACCACTACGCTGCATGCTGGTTGCTGTGA
- a CDS encoding ABC transporter ATP-binding protein — protein sequence MAEPVLKVENLKKYFPIKRGLVSSLKGEPQRSVRAVDGITFEVGKQEVFALVGESGCGKSTTGKLIVKLLQPTEGSIYLEGNDVTNVRTKEEILAYRRKVQIIFQDPFSSMNPRFRVFDILEEPLLIHGIGETRAEREELIYKVLETVKITPPEDYIGRFPHMLSGGQRQRVAIARALILNPTFIVADEPVSMLDVSIRAEVLELMKELKEKMGVTYLYITHDMSTARYFADWMAVMYLGRIVEMGPAKRVIDNPLHPYTRALLAAVPEPKPERRNIIKELPIRGEVPNAANIPPGCRFHPRCIFAQKGLCDVEHPKLVEYEHNHWAECHLVGKY from the coding sequence ATGGCCGAGCCGGTACTCAAAGTTGAAAATCTCAAGAAGTACTTCCCGATCAAAAGGGGACTCGTGTCCTCACTCAAGGGAGAACCTCAGAGATCCGTAAGGGCCGTCGATGGTATAACCTTCGAAGTCGGAAAGCAGGAAGTCTTTGCGCTGGTAGGCGAAAGCGGCTGTGGAAAGTCCACCACTGGGAAGCTCATAGTCAAGCTACTGCAGCCGACCGAGGGCAGCATCTACCTTGAGGGAAATGACGTTACCAACGTCAGAACCAAGGAGGAGATCTTGGCGTACAGGAGAAAGGTTCAGATTATATTCCAGGACCCGTTCAGTTCAATGAACCCACGCTTCAGGGTCTTTGATATTCTGGAGGAACCCCTCCTCATTCACGGTATAGGCGAAACCAGGGCGGAACGTGAGGAGCTAATTTATAAGGTCCTTGAGACGGTTAAGATAACCCCACCCGAAGACTACATCGGCAGATTCCCCCACATGCTCTCCGGTGGTCAGAGGCAGCGTGTCGCTATAGCCAGGGCCCTAATCCTGAACCCAACTTTTATAGTTGCGGACGAGCCCGTCTCGATGCTTGACGTTTCGATCCGTGCTGAGGTCCTTGAACTGATGAAGGAGCTCAAGGAGAAGATGGGCGTCACCTACCTCTACATCACCCACGACATGTCCACGGCAAGGTACTTCGCCGACTGGATGGCCGTCATGTACCTCGGAAGGATCGTGGAGATGGGTCCAGCTAAGAGGGTCATTGACAACCCGTTGCACCCGTACACCAGGGCACTCCTGGCTGCGGTTCCGGAGCCCAAGCCTGAGAGGAGGAACATAATAAAGGAACTCCCGATCAGGGGTGAGGTTCCAAACGCCGCCAACATACCGCCCGGATGCCGCTTCCACCCGAGGTGCATATTCGCTCAGAAGGGCCTCTGTGACGTCGAACATCCGAAGCTCGTTGAGTACGAGCACAATCACTGGGCGGAGTGCCACCTCGTGGGTAAGTACTGA
- a CDS encoding NAD+ synthase: protein MRKLDVEAVVETGKDFLRNSVAGAGADGVVVGVSGGIDSATAAYLAVRALGKERVLGVIMPYYENRDVDDARLVCESLGIDYRIIGVKPLVDAVVAQLDFQPDRRSLGNIMARVRMVLLYAHANAMNRLVLGTSNRSEVLTGYFTKWGDGASDVAPLINLYKTEVWEVAEFLGVPKRIIEKKPTAGLWEGQTDEDELGISYRLLDEILWRLIDLKMSRDRIAEELGVPIERVEYVESLVRRSEHKRRLPPGPKF, encoded by the coding sequence ATGAGGAAGCTGGATGTTGAAGCCGTGGTGGAAACTGGGAAAGACTTTCTCAGGAACAGTGTTGCTGGAGCAGGTGCCGATGGGGTCGTTGTGGGCGTAAGCGGAGGGATTGATAGTGCTACGGCAGCTTACCTCGCCGTTAGGGCCCTCGGAAAGGAGCGGGTGCTTGGGGTCATAATGCCCTACTACGAGAACAGAGACGTGGACGACGCAAGGTTGGTGTGTGAGAGCCTGGGTATCGACTACCGCATCATCGGGGTTAAACCACTCGTTGATGCTGTGGTGGCCCAGCTCGACTTCCAGCCGGACAGACGCTCCTTGGGCAACATAATGGCGAGGGTTCGGATGGTTCTGCTGTACGCTCACGCCAACGCTATGAACCGCCTCGTCCTTGGAACGAGCAACAGGAGTGAGGTTCTGACGGGGTACTTCACGAAGTGGGGGGATGGGGCGAGTGACGTAGCTCCCCTTATAAACCTCTACAAAACCGAGGTCTGGGAGGTTGCGGAGTTCCTTGGGGTCCCGAAGAGGATAATCGAGAAGAAGCCGACCGCGGGTCTCTGGGAGGGGCAGACTGACGAGGATGAGCTTGGCATAAGCTACCGCCTTTTGGATGAGATTCTGTGGCGCCTCATTGACCTGAAAATGTCAAGGGATAGGATAGCCGAGGAGCTCGGAGTTCCAATTGAGAGGGTTGAATACGTTGAAAGCCTCGTGAGAAGGAGCGAGCACAAGCGCCGCCTTCCACCCGGTCCGAAGTTCTGA
- a CDS encoding EamA family transporter: MKRGYFSVFLAASMWGTLGIFATYIYRYGVDSFTMVFWRVLFALIILGTYISVFLRENPFTSERLWFYAIYGFVGVFMFYTLYFYTVKISSVGFAVLLVYTAPAFSVLLGKVVFGEPLSPEKVIALVLVLVGIVLVAGNVNLASASTLALVTGIGTGLTYAVYGILAKFGVRNEKPERVLFMTLFFGLLFLAPFSKFSVPRGALPYLLGLAFFPTFLGYVLYNYALREVEVSRASIIATVEPVVAIVLAYVLFRETLSYVQLGGAVLIVGGSVLVHLTGKESPEEEVIEEVH; this comes from the coding sequence ATGAAACGTGGCTACTTTTCCGTTTTTCTTGCTGCGTCTATGTGGGGGACCCTTGGAATCTTTGCCACGTACATCTACCGTTACGGCGTTGACTCGTTTACGATGGTCTTCTGGCGCGTTCTCTTTGCCCTGATAATACTGGGCACATACATCTCCGTTTTCCTCCGTGAGAATCCTTTCACCAGCGAACGGCTCTGGTTCTACGCTATTTACGGTTTTGTTGGGGTGTTCATGTTCTACACCCTCTACTTCTACACCGTCAAGATATCCTCCGTTGGCTTTGCCGTGCTCCTCGTTTACACAGCGCCCGCTTTTTCGGTTCTCCTCGGAAAGGTGGTTTTTGGTGAGCCCCTATCCCCCGAGAAGGTGATTGCCCTCGTACTGGTGCTCGTGGGTATCGTCCTTGTCGCGGGCAACGTTAACCTAGCCTCGGCTAGCACCCTTGCCCTCGTAACGGGGATCGGGACGGGCCTCACCTACGCGGTTTACGGTATCCTTGCAAAGTTCGGGGTCCGAAACGAAAAGCCGGAGCGGGTCCTGTTCATGACCCTGTTCTTTGGCCTCCTGTTTCTGGCGCCCTTCTCGAAGTTCTCGGTCCCACGGGGTGCCCTGCCGTACCTGCTTGGTCTGGCTTTCTTCCCAACGTTCCTTGGGTACGTTCTCTACAACTATGCACTTCGGGAGGTAGAGGTGAGCCGGGCCAGTATAATCGCGACGGTTGAACCGGTTGTGGCCATAGTCTTGGCTTACGTCCTGTTCCGGGAGACTCTTAGCTACGTCCAGCTCGGCGGGGCCGTTCTCATAGTCGGGGGCTCGGTTTTGGTTCATCTGACCGGAAAAGAAAGTCCTGAGGAAGAAGTCATCGAGGAGGTTCACTAA
- the glnA gene encoding type I glutamate--ammonia ligase — protein sequence MNIIKSVGSPMKEMKPKFVQLVFVDINGVPKGMEIPAGRYDEAVKTGIAFDGSSIPGFQGIEDSDLVFKADPSTYAEVPWEGIARVYGYIYKDEKPYSADPRGVLRSALEKLEHEGFRAHIGPEPEFYLFRKNGSWELQIPDSGGYFDLVTLDKSREVRREIAAYMTSFGLIPEVLHHEVGNAQHEIDFRYDEALRTADNVVSFKYIVRAVAEMHGLYATFMPKPLYGFPGNGMHLHISLWSGDENVFTGEDGLSEKALYFMGGILKHARALVAITNPTVNSYKRLVPGYEAPVYTSWGYRNRSAMIRVPAFWGRGARIEYRCPDPSANPYLAFAAVIAAGLDGVKRKIDPAGYVEENVYEMSDEKQRTLGITTLPSSLGEAIEELKKDSVIKDALAGAYDRFVEHKEREWAGYLEYLRSENVPEDTKKVTEWELGRYFYI from the coding sequence ATGAACATAATTAAAAGCGTTGGAAGCCCCATGAAGGAGATGAAACCCAAGTTCGTTCAGCTCGTCTTCGTGGACATAAACGGGGTTCCCAAGGGTATGGAGATACCGGCGGGAAGATACGATGAAGCCGTGAAGACCGGTATAGCCTTTGATGGGTCGTCGATACCAGGTTTCCAGGGTATAGAAGACAGTGACCTGGTTTTTAAGGCGGATCCCTCCACCTACGCTGAAGTCCCCTGGGAGGGCATTGCGAGGGTGTACGGTTATATCTACAAGGACGAAAAGCCGTACTCGGCGGATCCGAGGGGGGTGCTCCGTAGCGCATTAGAGAAGCTCGAGCATGAGGGATTTAGAGCGCACATCGGCCCTGAACCCGAGTTCTACCTCTTCAGGAAGAACGGGTCGTGGGAACTGCAGATACCCGACAGCGGCGGTTACTTCGACCTCGTGACACTTGATAAGAGCAGGGAGGTACGGAGGGAGATAGCCGCTTATATGACCTCCTTCGGTCTGATCCCCGAGGTCCTTCACCATGAGGTTGGGAACGCCCAGCATGAGATAGACTTCAGGTACGATGAGGCGCTAAGAACGGCGGACAATGTGGTGAGCTTTAAGTACATAGTCCGAGCCGTTGCCGAGATGCACGGCCTGTACGCGACATTCATGCCAAAACCACTCTATGGATTTCCTGGAAACGGTATGCACCTGCACATAAGCCTTTGGAGCGGGGATGAGAATGTCTTCACTGGGGAAGATGGGCTGAGCGAGAAGGCCCTGTACTTCATGGGGGGGATCCTCAAGCACGCAAGGGCCCTTGTGGCAATCACGAACCCCACTGTGAACAGTTACAAGAGGCTCGTTCCCGGTTACGAGGCACCAGTCTACACAAGCTGGGGTTACAGAAACAGAAGTGCTATGATAAGGGTGCCAGCGTTCTGGGGCAGGGGGGCCAGGATAGAGTACAGATGCCCCGACCCAAGTGCAAACCCGTACCTCGCTTTTGCCGCGGTCATAGCGGCGGGTCTCGATGGTGTAAAGAGGAAGATCGATCCGGCAGGATACGTTGAGGAGAACGTCTACGAGATGTCCGATGAAAAGCAGAGGACTCTTGGAATTACAACCCTGCCCTCAAGTCTTGGGGAGGCCATTGAAGAGCTCAAGAAGGACAGTGTTATCAAGGACGCTCTGGCCGGCGCATACGATAGGTTCGTTGAGCACAAAGAGCGGGAATGGGCTGGGTACCTCGAATACCTGCGCTCCGAGAACGTGCCCGAGGACACCAAAAAGGTGACAGAGTGGGAGCTCGGGAGGTACTTTTACATTTAG
- a CDS encoding DUF61 family protein yields MRRAEDILNREFARINVHLPRVRPTLRALLETVDPKVVLRDGSEHHFKRSELEFIASLLGGEGLDALRIPIVLEISSTYRGYFRVRGRVEVEVIDRILGNYDILEDKTEEFYPRYLLPRIRRLLPTTTTYAFIPE; encoded by the coding sequence ATGCGGAGGGCAGAGGACATACTCAACCGTGAATTTGCCAGAATAAACGTTCATCTACCGCGGGTCAGACCCACTCTTAGAGCCCTCCTAGAAACTGTCGATCCGAAGGTTGTCTTAAGGGACGGCAGCGAGCATCACTTCAAGAGGTCGGAACTGGAGTTTATAGCATCCCTGCTGGGTGGGGAAGGGCTTGACGCACTCCGGATTCCGATAGTACTGGAGATAAGCTCCACCTACAGGGGTTACTTCCGCGTTCGGGGGAGGGTTGAAGTTGAGGTCATTGACAGGATCCTCGGTAACTACGATATCCTCGAGGATAAAACCGAGGAATTTTACCCTCGTTACCTCCTCCCGCGCATCAGGCGCCTGCTTCCAACAACGACCACTTACGCGTTCATACCGGAGTGA
- a CDS encoding EamA family transporter has product MRGRLKIAVSMLIWGSVGIFGRFSGLSGIGVAFARVSIGTLILAAVVATSAREDLSLIPKLLRRKWRPLLGLGLSLALNWAFLFTAFNYTTIANAVLVYYTAPIIATLISWRFMGERVSAERWGLIGLAFLGLVMIISGQRVDLRNRAFLGVMLALVAAFFYSLIPNFGRFLREVDGKILTLLQLVIASLVLAPLMKVGGIGAPVWWAILILVVVHTSLALFLYMEGLKEVEVNEAALLSYLDPMSAVFYAFLIFGEVPGINTAIGGALILLASALDVLRR; this is encoded by the coding sequence ATGAGAGGAAGGCTTAAAATAGCGGTTTCAATGTTGATATGGGGTAGTGTGGGTATCTTCGGCCGGTTCTCCGGTCTGTCTGGAATAGGAGTTGCCTTTGCGAGGGTTTCAATTGGGACCCTCATCCTAGCGGCGGTCGTCGCCACCTCTGCCAGGGAAGACCTCTCACTCATACCCAAACTGCTCAGGAGAAAGTGGAGGCCGCTCCTTGGCCTTGGGCTTTCTCTCGCTCTCAACTGGGCGTTCCTGTTCACGGCATTCAACTACACAACAATAGCAAACGCGGTCCTGGTTTACTACACGGCACCTATTATAGCGACGCTGATCTCCTGGCGCTTTATGGGAGAGCGGGTAAGCGCGGAAAGGTGGGGGCTTATAGGCCTGGCGTTTCTGGGGCTAGTCATGATAATAAGCGGACAGAGGGTAGACCTGAGGAACAGGGCATTTCTGGGGGTGATGCTTGCACTGGTGGCCGCATTCTTCTACTCACTCATCCCAAACTTCGGCAGGTTCCTCAGGGAAGTTGATGGAAAGATCCTAACGCTCCTTCAGCTGGTTATAGCCTCGCTGGTTCTGGCACCGTTGATGAAGGTCGGAGGAATCGGGGCGCCGGTGTGGTGGGCAATTTTGATCCTCGTTGTGGTCCATACCTCACTGGCACTGTTCCTCTATATGGAGGGTCTGAAAGAGGTGGAGGTGAACGAAGCCGCATTGCTCAGCTATCTCGACCCCATGAGCGCAGTCTTTTACGCGTTTCTCATCTTCGGTGAGGTGCCGGGTATAAATACCGCGATCGGCGGTGCTCTGATACTCTTGGCCTCGGCACTCGATGTTCTGAGAAGATGA
- the priS gene encoding DNA primase catalytic subunit PriS translates to MGKLFREATPAERRRYYSREWSIKKLPKFLLKTLEHREFGFDHTGKGPSDRKNVFSDPRDLEDYVRATAPYAMYSSVALYEEPRRMEGWLGAELVFDIDAKDLPLRRCQNIHEHGTVCPICLEDAKELAKDTLIVLKEDFGFENVHVVYSGRGYHIRVLDEWALGLDGKSREKILSYVSAADEVTYEDIRSRRIMLSSGYFRVFRLRFGYLIRRINENHLGSIGLNKSRIRNLLESREDIYEKFVRKGLLAAFPEGVGYKSLIRLFALSSTFSKAYFDGRVTVDVKRILRVPSSLHSKVSFVTTYIGKNERSLERFDPFESAVPKFRREEVKEAYEEWFEEHEG, encoded by the coding sequence ATGGGTAAACTCTTCCGGGAGGCTACCCCCGCGGAAAGGAGAAGATACTACAGCAGGGAATGGAGCATAAAAAAGCTCCCGAAGTTCCTCTTAAAAACGCTGGAACACAGGGAATTCGGATTCGACCATACCGGCAAAGGTCCCAGTGATAGGAAGAACGTCTTCAGTGACCCCAGGGACCTTGAAGACTACGTGAGAGCAACGGCCCCGTATGCGATGTACTCCAGCGTTGCCCTGTACGAGGAACCTAGAAGGATGGAGGGATGGCTTGGTGCGGAGCTAGTTTTTGACATAGATGCCAAAGACCTGCCGCTGAGGAGGTGCCAGAACATTCACGAGCATGGAACGGTCTGCCCGATATGCCTTGAGGACGCGAAAGAGCTTGCCAAGGATACACTGATCGTTCTGAAGGAGGATTTCGGGTTTGAAAACGTTCACGTCGTGTACTCCGGAAGGGGGTACCACATACGGGTGCTGGACGAATGGGCGCTGGGACTGGACGGAAAATCCCGGGAGAAGATTCTGTCGTACGTAAGCGCCGCGGATGAGGTCACCTACGAGGACATCAGGAGCAGGAGGATAATGCTCTCCAGCGGATATTTCCGGGTCTTCCGCCTCCGCTTTGGCTACCTCATCAGAAGAATCAACGAAAACCATCTGGGGAGTATAGGGCTTAACAAATCCCGGATAAGGAATCTGCTTGAGAGTAGGGAAGATATATACGAGAAATTCGTTAGAAAAGGGTTGCTGGCAGCTTTTCCTGAGGGGGTAGGATACAAAAGTCTAATCCGGCTTTTTGCACTGTCGAGCACGTTCTCAAAGGCGTACTTCGACGGCAGGGTCACCGTTGATGTTAAGAGGATTCTGCGTGTTCCTTCAAGCCTGCACTCGAAGGTCAGCTTCGTGACCACGTACATAGGGAAGAACGAGAGGAGCCTGGAGAGGTTCGACCCATTTGAGAGCGCGGTTCCAAAGTTCAGACGTGAGGAGGTAAAGGAGGCCTACGAAGAATGGTTTGAGGAACATGAGGGGTAA